A genomic stretch from Streptosporangium album includes:
- a CDS encoding MFS transporter produces the protein MSVQATPRQAPAGTSSPYRWVILLLCWASFTMTSVDRSTWGPASASVGEALGVSLAGLGLFATAYYVGYVVSNAGGGFLTDWLGARNILAGSLFVAGAFMVLFGSSPSAGVGIAFQALIGLFAGADYAAGVKLITVWFTSEGRGLAMGVFMTATSLGTVIANAVVPRLIQWQNWQTSYHFFGAVSMVLASSSSATAVPAPGARPGRRSRICAP, from the coding sequence ATGAGCGTTCAAGCCACGCCCCGCCAGGCTCCGGCCGGCACCTCGTCACCGTACCGCTGGGTAATCCTCCTGCTGTGCTGGGCGTCGTTCACGATGACCTCGGTCGACCGCTCGACCTGGGGCCCGGCTTCGGCATCGGTCGGAGAGGCGCTGGGAGTCTCCCTGGCGGGGCTGGGCCTCTTCGCGACGGCCTACTACGTCGGCTACGTCGTCTCCAACGCCGGAGGCGGTTTCCTCACCGACTGGCTGGGCGCGAGGAACATCCTGGCCGGATCGCTGTTCGTGGCCGGCGCGTTCATGGTTCTGTTCGGATCGAGCCCCTCGGCAGGCGTCGGCATCGCCTTCCAGGCACTCATCGGCCTGTTCGCCGGAGCCGACTACGCCGCCGGTGTCAAGCTCATCACGGTGTGGTTCACCTCCGAGGGCCGGGGACTGGCCATGGGCGTTTTCATGACCGCCACCTCGCTGGGCACCGTGATCGCCAACGCCGTCGTGCCCCGGCTCATCCAGTGGCAGAACTGGCAGACCTCCTACCACTTCTTCGGGGCGGTCTCGATGGTACTTGCCTCTTCCTCATCCGCAACGGCGGTGCCGGCGCCCGGAGCGAGGCCGGGCCGCAGAAGCCGGATCTGCGCCCCCTGA
- a CDS encoding MFS transporter, with protein sequence MGNRDLLLLGLAGFGGLWGTYGFITWSNTLMVKGNGIDPVTAGTVVVLFGIVAVVSKPLIGLVTDLIGKGRRIPTVIVLAFFVVTLLVFGSMTTATQFLIVAPFLGLGAYIYSPLMVAMIPDLSGRRLAGSAAGATNAVWQLGSVIVPVVIGAVFQTTGSFYAAFVTLAIGPLIGAILMFFVREPGKAA encoded by the coding sequence ATGGGCAACCGCGACCTGCTCCTGCTCGGCCTGGCCGGATTCGGCGGCCTCTGGGGCACCTATGGCTTCATCACCTGGTCGAACACGCTGATGGTGAAGGGCAACGGCATCGACCCGGTGACCGCCGGGACCGTCGTTGTGCTCTTCGGTATCGTGGCCGTCGTCAGCAAGCCGCTGATCGGACTGGTGACCGACCTGATCGGCAAGGGCCGCAGGATCCCCACCGTGATCGTCCTGGCGTTCTTCGTGGTCACGCTGCTGGTCTTCGGCAGCATGACCACGGCGACCCAGTTCCTCATCGTGGCGCCCTTCCTCGGACTCGGCGCCTACATCTACAGCCCGCTCATGGTCGCGATGATCCCCGACCTGTCCGGCCGGCGGCTGGCCGGCTCCGCGGCGGGAGCGACCAACGCGGTCTGGCAGCTCGGCAGCGTCATCGTCCCCGTCGTCATCGGCGCGGTCTTCCAGACGACGGGCTCCTTCTACGCGGCCTTCGTGACCCTCGCGATCGGCCCCCTCATCGGCGCGATCCTCATGTTCTTCGTCCGCGAGCCCGGAAAGGCGGCATGA